CTTTACCATAACGGCGAGCATCATCTCATTATCTGGCCACAGAAAACCAAGATGCTTGATAGCGATGGCAACACCTTTGAGGGTCGTTCGCTGCTTTATCTTCACCAGTCAGGCCGTGGTGGTCTCATGACTTACAACCCAACCACTGAACAAGTGAATCTCTGCGCAGCACCTCGAGGTGGTTTGCGTCCAAGTGAAGATTTAAAGCAATTCGCGCAAGACTGGTTATTCAAGGTTAACGACCTGCAGGATGGCATCGTGAAAGAAGAAGACATGATTCCAGTGAACTATAACGGCGATTTTGAGAAGTAAGGAAATAGCATTATGAAAATTGAGCAATCAAACGTTACCAAGTTGTACTTATCTGAAATCCCAAGACTTGACCCTATTGGCGTTTTCATTGAGGACTACAGCAAAAGCCAAGGAAAGATAACTATTGAGTGTTTTGGTGAGTCATGGTCTCACTACTGGGGGGCGATGGGTGGCAGAACGCTGGCTGAATTCTTTACTTCTTGCAACACAAGCTATCTAGCAGGAAAGCTAAGCGACATCAAATCAGGTCTAGATGATTACGAAGCATTTGAGCTAAAAGCCAAAAAAGAAATCCTAAAGTTGCGCCGTGCCGATGAGATTGATTTAGACAAAGCCAGATACCTTTATGACGAAGTTGATATCTCATCATTGGATGATGACGATGGAGAATGGTGGTGCAAAGAAAACTGCGACATTCTAAGCGAGATTTTCGGAGAAGAATGGTGGTATTCAATTCCACAGAAAGAAAACCCTGATTACACCTACCTATGCCGGATCATTGAATCCGTTCAGGATGGACTTAAACAATTCACCAAATCCAAAAAAATCGATGAGGTGGCGCTATGAATTACGGTCAATGTGTTCATTGTGGAAACGATGTTTATGAGAGCGATGAACGAGTTAGCTTATCTATTGGCGTTGCTCATTTTACGTGTGATCAAGAGTACAAACTTTCTTGCGACCTTGAAATGAAAGAGTTCATGGAGCAGGAAAAAGCTCAAGCCAAGCGCGAAAACAAACTACTTGCTCGCCTAAAGCGGACTTTAAAGCCAAAGGTTTACAGTTTCATTGAGTTTATGTTCGAAGATCATCGGGTAGGAAGTGTTGAGATTGTAAGGTTCGATAAAGTATCTGGAAGCAAAGAGCGAGCTAGAGATTGGGTTGGTGAGAGTGTTGCAATTCGTTATGTCTGGGATGACACGAGCACTGATTATTGGGGGGACGGTTACGGTGGTTTGATTTGGATTCCAATTGGCCAAGGCCGCTACTTACAGATGCACGTTTGGGGATAGAGAGAATATTATGAATTTCGCGCAATTCGATAACACCAAATTCTGCGGCAATATGTGGGCCGTACACAAAGGCGAGAAAAAGTTCGTCGTAACTGCCAATTTTCCTGAGCGCCTATTTGGCTTACTTCCAGAAAAACCAAGCTCTGACTTTGATGACGAAACCATGATCGAGTGGGTTCGATGCGAAAACGTCAGCGAGGTCTTTTACACCGGTGGCAATAACGTTGCCAGCATCAACGCAAGCCAAGAACAATCTGAGGGCGAACAATGATCGTATTAAACAACGGCGACTTACATAGATTTTGCCAACCATTCGATGCTGATATCGATACCATCGCCTTTGCACTTTCACACATCAATCGTTATACAGGACATGTGGGCCAATACAGCGTCGCTCAACATTGTGTTTTGGTGTCAGAACAGCTGCCTAGAGAGCTTAAATTATCCGGCTTGCTACATGATGCGCCCGAGGCATACATCGGTGATGTCTCAAAACCATTAAAAGCACTCCTGCCTGAATACCAAAGCATTGAGCAGTGGTATCACACACAAATCGATGAGCTGTTTGATGTGACCACCGAGCACCCTGCCATCAAAGAGGCAGATTTACGAATGCTGATCACAGAAGCTGAGGCGTTTAATCTACCACTTGATGAGTTTCCTAAAGCTGAGCCTTATAGCATCGACTTTAAACCATGGCCTGCGGAAGTAGCACGCCTTAGATTCCTTGAGTGCTTTCAGAACTATTTTGATTTATAACCCAACACCAACCACAAAGCCGCTGAAATAGCGGCTTTTTTTGTATCCTCACCTCAATTTCAACTACGTATAGCATCAATGCTATACATTTAAGTTAATGCGGTTTATATTATGTATAGCATCAGTGCTATACATAGGGACGCAAACGCATGACAACCTCAATGAAACTCTTAACCCGTATCATCATGATCGGCTGCCGTAAAGGCGGCGTGACTAAAACCACCACAACTGTGAACCTTGGCTATGAGCTTAGCCAGCACGGTAAGCGAGTATTGGTCCTCGACTTTGACGGCCAAGGCGACAGCACCAAGTTTTATGGCCGTGAAGACTCCGAGTTCTATATTGGTGATGCCCTACTCGATCGCAAGTTCGATATCACCAAGGCAATTTATCCAGCCATCATTAACGACATCGAGCAAGAGAACCTCCACATCATTCCAGGGCGCCGTGGTGACATCATGACTAAGCTCGATATGGATATGATTTCTCTGACTCGTCGTGAAGAACGTCTGAAACTGCACCTGGACAAAATCAAAGATAACTATGATTTCATTCTTATCGATACCAACCCAGGCACTTCCGTTCTTGGCCTTAACGCCGTAATGGCCGCCACCGAATACCTATTCCCGACCGAATACAAAGAGCACAGCCTCGATGGCGTAGAGACTCTACTCGAGCATATCCAAGACGTTAAATTCGTTGAGGAAGAAGAGATCAAGTTCATGGTCGTACCATCCAAGATCAGCAAGACCGCAAAGAAAGCCCTCGACTATGGCACCGGCTACCTAGCAGAACGCTGGCCGAACAATACCGCAAACACCACCATTTGGGATCGTAGCCTATTCACTGAGGCAGAAATGGAACACGAACCCGCCAGTGTGATTAACCGTGGCCACGTTGCCGCTCGTTACTACAAAGAATTAGCAAAAGAGGTAATCGCCAATGTCTAACGAAATCCAACAACAGATTGATGAGCTAAAGGCGAAAAAGAAAGTGACGGGAGCAGACCGCGCTCGATTAAAAGTCCTAGAGCGTCAATTGAAGCAATCCCAGAAAGATGATCAAGCAGAGGCGAAGTCGAAAACCAACGTGTTCGCCACCAAGCCAACCACCAAAATCAATCCGCTGCCTATTCGATTCTCAGGTGGAGAGCGCACCGGCTTAACTGAGCTGGCTAACGACATTAAGTCAGACAGCATGGAATTGGTGATCACAGAGCTTGGAAGTGAAAGAGAAATCAACGATACCAAGCTAGTCAGAGCAGCGGTTTACCTGCTTAAACAGCACAGTCACGAGGAAATCGTGGAAGCCATTAAACAAGTAAAGTTGAACATGATCAGATAATTAACTATGTATAGCATTAGTGCTATACATATTGAAATAAGCGGTTTATATTTATGTATAGCATCAATGCTATACATATAAGAAAGCCGGCGAGTATCTCACCTCTGCGCCGGCTACTGTGACCAACCAAATATAAGGAATCCAGTTATGTCACACGCTCAATATACAGCAATCTCAAAAACTCGTCTAATCGACCTAGCCAATGTGCCTGCAGGTCAGCTCATGCAATTTCTTGCGACTCGACCTAGTTGGGTTCGTGACCAGGTATTGGCAACACTTGCCAAAGGTGCGTAATGACTTGGTCATTGCCGAAAACCTGCTTTAGTTGCCAGCACTATAAGCAGATCGGCTTTAAAGAGGATGAGCTGGCGCCCACGAAAGATAGATGGGGGTTCGACAGCCCAGCGAAAAAACAACGCTATGGGATGTGCGACAAAAAAGGATGTCATGTTTTTTGGAATGAGCGGCCATGCCCATCCTATGCCAAGGAACTCGATGTCACCACGCACGAATGCAAACCTCGAGACAGGGCACTGCAATCACACCAAGATACTCTGTTCTAAAAAAAGCCCCGTTTTATAACGGGGTCTATTTTATGACAAGTTACTCTTTTACACTTCGTAATTCTGCTATTAGCGCTTGGAGCAAGTTAAGCCCAGAACCAATCTCAACCCTGACATCGTCGCCCGTATCATTCGCACGACGCATCACGCTCAAAATCGCTTCCATCTCATCACATTTTTTTGTTATTCCTTTGTCTTTCATCAGATACACCTAGCCATAGCAATAATTCCGATCAGCACTTAAGTAGAAACTCTAAGTGACCGCAAAACTATGCCCGCATAGTTTCTGTGTGTAAATATGCACACCGAAAACTGTCCTATACTTAGCCTATCGCGGAAGAAATTGACCTATGGAGTGTGACGCATGTCTTATGAACCATTAATCCAAGCGATAAAGGCACGCAGGGAAGCCGCAGGCATGTCTCAAGCTAAAGCTGCTGATATGGTCGGGGTTTCACTAAAGACCTACCAACGCATAGAGAACGGAGCGACAGAGCTCAAAATGTCTCACTACCGAATGTTGCTGCAGAAACTAAAAGTGACCGACTTAGACATTTCACTCGACATGATTGGTGTCGATAAGGCAACACCGTGGGATGTGGCGGCAGCGGCAAGAACGCTACCACCGGACGTAAGGGCCACACTTGTCACCCTGATAATGATGATTTATCGAGACAAAGATGGGGAGTGGTGATCACTTCTCAGCGGCCGCAATCACATTCATTAGCTTATAGAGCAGCTCTTTACTGGCCGCTCCCGAGTTAAACTTTTCATTCATCGACCACACTGTGGCGCCAGCTGCGTGAATGGCGTCGATCGTCTGCTGCATTGATGCAATGGTGTTGGCCAGCTTGTCCAAGCGCCAAACCACAAGAGTATCGCCAGGCTTTAGCCGGCTAATCACTTGCTTAATATCCTGATCACTAAAAATCTCGCGACACCCATAGTCATTCAGAGCCTTAGTCTGAATCCCCAAGTCGTTATCACGGACTACATATCCATACTGCATTACTTAAACCCACCAACGTGACACGTCACAAAGACCATTTTTGATAAATGTTAAAGCAGTCACATATAAGAAGATACAGGCAGGGTAGCAAAAAATGACACTCACCCCTCATTTTTTGGGGCGGATTATACATCATATGTTAAATAGGCAAGTTTGCTGCCTGTTTTGCTGGGTTCACAGATTCAAGCGAGCGAGCAAGCCAAAAAACACAAAAAGAGTCAGCGGATAACCAAAATTATGATATTGTAAATTTGTTACCGTTTGGCGGGAATTTACACGCCATTTTTGACGTGTTGGTTTGGCGGCCGATTCGCACCGAAACCGCCAAAAGATCATGTTATCTATGACTCAACATAGAGTCGGTATAAATAGCGAAGCACATCAGGTGCGGTGGTTATACGGGTAAATCGCCCCTCACCCTCTTTTGTGTATAACCGCTCTCCATCTTCAAATGCCTTTACGGCCTGCCAAGCCTTATCAAATTTCACTTTGTTCATTACCAACAACCTATCACATATGTGTATAGCATTAATGCTATACACACCAAAACTTTATTTTGCTAACTCATCATCTATCAAGCGACGTAACACACGAACATTAGACAGAGTGCTGATTACCACCGCATCATCATCGCAAGTTTGCAACCAGGTTGAAAAAGCATACAGAACATTATTAAACGAGACTCCACCGCCTATCTGCTCGAGGAATACTTTTTCTAAACGATGAAAGGCATCAATCACATCACGCTCAGTAAAACCACGCTCATCCAGTGACACTAAACGCTCATTGATCTGCTGCTTTTGTTCATCCGTTAGCGCAACCTCTTCGGATGACTCATCATCTTTCCATGACTTAGCCAGGGATAATAGCTCGCTCTGCAACTTATCAGCCCGACTCGATGCCACCGAAGCGTTAGCTTCTGCATTGGCTAATTTTGTTTCCATTACGGCCAGAGCTTTCTCACTCTCGACTAACTTATTGTGCTCAATTTCAATTTCATCCATCAATCTCACTTGCTGCTCAGAAAGGGATTGATTAAGGCCATCGGCTAGTTCTTTAGTATCAGCCAATTGGTCAGTTAAATCTGTCACTCTTAAATCACTAACCTTTAGCTTAGCCAATGCATCTGTGAGTTGTTCTTGAAGAGAATCGATTTCAACAAACTTACTCTCTAACTCATTACGAAGACCAACCATCTCATCAAGATGCTGTTTATGCGTACTTTCTAATTGAGCATCATGCTTGCTTTGTTCCGTGGTCAATCTTTCGTTAAGCTCAGCAACAGACTGCTTACCTTGCTCAATTTGTAAGTCTCTCGCTTGCAAACGTTCGCGTAAACTGGCTAGCTCCTGATCTTTATCGTGGTTTTCGTTAGATAGCAGCGCCAACTTTTCATTAGCAGCCTGTTCTACCTGACGAAGCTGCTCCAACTGTTCCTCCAGATTGTCGATCAGCTCAAGGCGCTCAGCGGCCAAGCTCATCAAGCCCGACTTTTCCTGCTCGAACTCAGAACGAGCGGCATTCACCTCTGCATTTTTCTGGTTCCATAACAACCGCCAGATCTCCAATGAAGCAGCATTCAGCGCATTATTGAGTTGTTCTGGCGGTTCTGGCAGTTCAGAAAGCTCTTTTGTTTCATAGCCAGCTTTGAATTCATCCAAGATAGTGACCGCTTTCTTGTACTGTCCACCAATAGCTTTTTGCAGCATGGTGGCTGTAATAGCATTAATACCCATTCCATCATTTAACCATTGCTGGATCTGGTTGTGGTAACGCTGAGGCTCTATACCAGGGCGACCAATTGACTTGTTCTGTTCCATGTCATGACCTTTCTTAATTAGTTAGTTAATCATTTATTTACTAACTAATATACTAATCAAGTCTACTATGGTCAAGTAGTGTTCAAGAAAAGAAAGGCGTTACAGTGTAATAAGCGATCGCTTTATAATGCAGAGGTAGAGAGCACCATTAATTTGGCGATACAGTGGCCGTGCCAGCCTCAATTTGGGTAGAAATTCCGCTTCCTCGGTCTCCGACTGCTGCGCAGCTACGACTCTGCGGCGAGCGGTCCAGTTATAAATCTTTTCCGCTTATTCAGTTAAGTGAATGACTATGCACCAAGTTGTTTCTGAGTTTCTTTTAACATTCACTTGAGTTGGAGAGTGGGTTGATTACGCTCAGAGAAGAGAAAGGCTTGATTTTAGGTAAAATTAACCCTTACCCACGCAGGCTTGCTTTAATAGCAGCTCACTGCGCAGGTAATGGTTTGCCTTAAATGTCCATACGCCCGTCGGGTCGAAAAGGAATCATCCAGGGGTGGTCTCGCTCCACCTGTGCGTGTTTATAGCCTCCACTTACCAGCCTAGTAAGTTTCAAAGGCCACCTTCCTAGCCACGCACCGCAAATCAATAGAGGAGGAGAATACTCGCTCTATGCCTCTCGCCAGAGTTTCACGCGAGGGTTTCCCCAACATACGCTCTCTGTGATTCGCACCAACCGCTAACAACCCTCGGACTGTGTTTGGTTGCTCTGTTTGTCCCTAGCGCCCACCTGTCTCTGTAACCGCCCGTAACGCTAGAGTCACTGAAATTGCACTTTGTTGTGATGGGTAATGAGTGCCTGTTAAACCCGTTATCGTTTTAATTCAGTGAAAGGCTTACGTGTGGGAGCTCGGCGAACGCCCACAAGAAAGCCCATCACTGAGGATGCGAAAACAGATTAGGCGAGTTGTAATTAGAAACGCAGCGGCAACCATTGTTGCTGCTGGTATGTCGACTAGAGTGCGGAATACGCCCCGATAGATCTGACGTACCGACGGCGCCCATGACGCCAAAACCATGTAAATCCATTAACCAAACTGCCCTTTTTATGCGGGTACACTTGCAGTTCTTGGTTCACACGGGTAAACTTAATTTGCGTTTGCGTTCACCGA
The Vibrio hippocampi genome window above contains:
- a CDS encoding recombinase family protein, which codes for MQYGYVVRDNDLGIQTKALNDYGCREIFSDQDIKQVISRLKPGDTLVVWRLDKLANTIASMQQTIDAIHAAGATVWSMNEKFNSGAASKELLYKLMNVIAAAEK
- a CDS encoding helix-turn-helix domain-containing protein, whose amino-acid sequence is MSYEPLIQAIKARREAAGMSQAKAADMVGVSLKTYQRIENGATELKMSHYRMLLQKLKVTDLDISLDMIGVDKATPWDVAAAARTLPPDVRATLVTLIMMIYRDKDGEW
- a CDS encoding ParA family protein, translating into MKLLTRIIMIGCRKGGVTKTTTTVNLGYELSQHGKRVLVLDFDGQGDSTKFYGREDSEFYIGDALLDRKFDITKAIYPAIINDIEQENLHIIPGRRGDIMTKLDMDMISLTRREERLKLHLDKIKDNYDFILIDTNPGTSVLGLNAVMAATEYLFPTEYKEHSLDGVETLLEHIQDVKFVEEEEIKFMVVPSKISKTAKKALDYGTGYLAERWPNNTANTTIWDRSLFTEAEMEHEPASVINRGHVAARYYKELAKEVIANV